A region from the Nocardioides exalbidus genome encodes:
- a CDS encoding aldehyde dehydrogenase family protein, which produces MSRIDVRKTYKLYIGGQFPRSESGRSYVVNDARGKLLANASLASRKDARDAVVAARAAFGGWSGRTAYNRAQVVYRIAEVLEGRREQFEAEIRASEGVTAARARAAVDAAIDRLVWYAGWADKITQVVGNANPVAGPYFNLSTPEPSGVIAVVAPSGPLLGLVSVVAPLIVTGNTVVVIASEEHPLPAITLGEVMATSDLPGGVVNVLTGSQAEIAPWLASHMDVNGIDLTGITDEALATELEASAADNLKRVRRPAPATDWLAEPGLDRMTRFLETKTVWHPIGV; this is translated from the coding sequence ATGTCGCGCATCGATGTCCGCAAGACCTACAAGCTCTACATCGGCGGGCAGTTCCCCCGCTCGGAGTCGGGCCGCTCCTACGTCGTCAACGACGCCAGGGGCAAGCTCCTCGCCAACGCCTCGCTCGCCTCCCGCAAGGACGCCCGCGACGCCGTCGTGGCAGCGCGGGCAGCCTTCGGCGGCTGGTCCGGGAGGACGGCGTACAACCGCGCGCAGGTCGTCTACCGCATCGCCGAGGTGCTCGAGGGCCGCCGCGAGCAGTTCGAGGCCGAGATCCGGGCCTCGGAGGGCGTCACCGCGGCCCGGGCCCGCGCCGCCGTCGACGCCGCGATCGACCGCCTCGTCTGGTACGCCGGCTGGGCGGACAAGATCACCCAGGTCGTCGGCAACGCCAACCCGGTCGCCGGCCCCTACTTCAACCTGTCCACCCCGGAGCCCAGCGGCGTCATCGCCGTCGTGGCCCCGTCGGGCCCGCTCCTGGGCCTGGTCAGCGTGGTCGCGCCGCTCATCGTGACCGGCAACACCGTCGTCGTGATCGCCAGCGAGGAGCACCCGCTCCCGGCGATCACCCTCGGCGAGGTGATGGCCACCAGCGACCTGCCCGGTGGTGTCGTCAACGTGCTGACCGGGTCGCAGGCCGAGATCGCGCCCTGGCTGGCCTCCCACATGGACGTCAACGGCATCGACCTCACCGGCATCACCGACGAGGCCCTCGCGACCGAGCTCGAGGCGTCGGCCGCCGACAACCTCAAGCGCGTACGCCGTCCCGCGCCCGCCACCGACTGGCTCGCCGAGCCCG
- a CDS encoding aldehyde dehydrogenase family protein encodes MTSPFEYAPAPESRAVVDIKPSYGLFINGEFVDGSGTSFKTVNPATEEVLAEVAEASDSDVDEAVKAARRAYTRVWSRMSGAERAKYLYRIARIIQERGRELAVLESIDNGKPIKESRDVDVPIVAAHFFYYAGWADKLKYAGYGDTPLGVAGQVIPWNFPLLMLAWKIAPALACGNTVVLKPAETTPLTALLFAEICQQADLPPGVVNIVTGAGDTGRAIVSHPDVDKVAFTGSTEVGKAIARAVAGTDKKVTLELGGKAANIVFDDAPLDQAVEGIVNGIFFNQGHVCCAGSRLLVQESVADEVMSRLKRRMATLRVGDPLDKNTDVGAINSAEQLAKIRELSEIGEAEGAERWSAPCELPSNGYWFAPTVFTGVSQAHRIAREEIFGPVLSVLTFRTPSEAVEKANNTPFGLSAGVWTDKGSRILSMANRLRAGVVWANTFNKFDPTSPFGGYKESGYGREGGRHGLEAYLKGADD; translated from the coding sequence ATGACTTCTCCGTTCGAGTACGCCCCCGCACCCGAGTCGCGCGCCGTCGTCGACATCAAGCCGTCCTACGGCCTGTTCATCAACGGCGAGTTCGTCGACGGCAGCGGCACGTCCTTCAAGACCGTCAACCCGGCCACCGAGGAGGTGCTCGCCGAGGTCGCCGAGGCCAGCGACTCCGACGTCGACGAGGCCGTGAAGGCCGCGCGCCGGGCCTACACCCGCGTCTGGTCGCGGATGTCGGGCGCCGAGCGCGCCAAGTACCTCTACCGCATCGCGCGCATCATCCAGGAGCGCGGCCGCGAGCTCGCCGTGCTCGAGTCGATCGACAACGGCAAGCCGATCAAGGAGTCGCGCGACGTCGACGTCCCGATCGTCGCGGCGCACTTCTTCTACTACGCCGGCTGGGCCGACAAGCTGAAGTACGCCGGCTACGGCGACACGCCGCTGGGCGTCGCCGGCCAGGTCATCCCGTGGAACTTCCCGCTGCTGATGCTGGCGTGGAAGATCGCCCCCGCCCTCGCGTGCGGCAACACCGTCGTCCTCAAGCCGGCCGAGACCACCCCGCTCACGGCACTGCTCTTCGCGGAGATCTGCCAGCAGGCCGACCTCCCCCCGGGCGTCGTCAACATCGTCACGGGCGCCGGCGACACCGGCCGCGCGATCGTGTCCCACCCCGACGTCGACAAGGTCGCCTTCACCGGCTCGACCGAGGTCGGCAAGGCGATCGCCCGCGCGGTGGCCGGCACGGACAAGAAGGTCACCCTCGAGCTCGGCGGCAAGGCGGCCAACATCGTCTTCGACGACGCCCCGCTCGACCAGGCCGTCGAGGGCATCGTCAACGGCATCTTCTTCAACCAGGGCCACGTCTGCTGCGCGGGCTCGCGCCTTCTGGTGCAGGAGTCCGTCGCCGACGAGGTGATGAGCCGGCTCAAGCGCCGGATGGCCACGCTTCGGGTGGGCGACCCGCTCGACAAGAACACCGACGTCGGCGCGATCAACTCCGCCGAGCAGCTCGCCAAGATCCGCGAGCTCTCCGAGATCGGCGAGGCCGAGGGCGCCGAGCGCTGGTCGGCACCGTGCGAGCTGCCGTCCAACGGCTACTGGTTCGCCCCGACCGTCTTCACCGGCGTCTCGCAGGCCCACCGGATCGCCCGCGAGGAGATCTTCGGCCCGGTCCTGTCCGTGCTGACCTTCCGCACGCCGTCCGAGGCGGTCGAGAAGGCCAACAACACACCGTTCGGCCTGTCGGCCGGCGTGTGGACCGACAAGGGGTCGCGGATCCTCTCGATGGCCAACCGCCTGCGAGCCGGCGTCGTGTGGGCCAACACGTTCAACAAGTTCGACCCGACCTCGCCGTTCGGCGGCTACAAGGAGTCCGGCTACGGCCGCGAGGGCGGCCGCCACGGGCTCGAGGCCTACCTGAAGGGGGCTGACGACTGA
- the deoC gene encoding deoxyribose-phosphate aldolase yields MTASSTASSASAHGVFDDVVRSDSSLRRFLHGLPGVDQVGCEARAAGLGTRSIKTTSKAWAIDLAIRMVDLTTLEGQDTHGKVRALASKAMRPDPADPTCPATAAVCVYPDMVATAKQQLGDSGVHVAAVATAFPSGRAAMDIKLADTHDAVEAGADEIDMVIDRGAFLSGRYLDVYEEIAQVKEACGDAHLKVIFETGELQTYDNVRRASWLAMMAGGHFIKTSTGKVQPAATLPVTLIMLEAVRDFREQTGQMVGVKPAGGIKTTKDAIKYLVMVNETCGEDWLDPDWFRFGASTLLNDLLMQRTKMTTGRYSGPDYFTLD; encoded by the coding sequence GTGACTGCCAGCTCAACGGCGAGCTCCGCGTCCGCCCACGGTGTCTTCGACGACGTCGTGCGCTCGGACTCCTCGCTCCGCCGATTCCTCCACGGCCTCCCCGGGGTCGACCAGGTCGGGTGCGAGGCTCGCGCCGCCGGCCTCGGCACCCGGTCCATCAAGACCACGTCGAAGGCCTGGGCCATCGACCTGGCGATCCGGATGGTCGACCTGACCACGCTGGAGGGCCAGGACACGCACGGCAAGGTCCGCGCGCTCGCCTCGAAGGCGATGCGACCCGACCCCGCCGACCCGACCTGCCCGGCGACCGCCGCGGTGTGCGTCTACCCCGACATGGTCGCGACCGCGAAGCAGCAGCTCGGCGACAGCGGCGTCCACGTCGCAGCCGTCGCCACGGCGTTCCCCAGCGGCCGCGCGGCGATGGACATCAAGCTCGCCGACACCCACGACGCCGTCGAGGCCGGTGCCGACGAGATCGACATGGTGATAGACCGCGGCGCCTTCCTGTCCGGTCGCTACCTCGACGTCTACGAGGAGATCGCCCAGGTCAAGGAGGCGTGCGGCGACGCGCACCTCAAGGTCATCTTCGAAACCGGCGAGCTCCAGACCTACGACAACGTCCGGCGTGCGAGCTGGCTCGCGATGATGGCCGGCGGTCACTTCATCAAGACCTCCACCGGCAAGGTGCAGCCCGCGGCGACCCTCCCGGTCACGCTGATCATGCTCGAGGCCGTCCGCGACTTCCGCGAGCAGACCGGCCAGATGGTGGGCGTCAAGCCCGCCGGCGGCATCAAGACCACCAAGGACGCCATCAAGTACCTCGTGATGGTCAACGAGACCTGCGGCGAGGACTGGCTCGACCCCGACTGGTTCCGCTTCGGTGCGTCCACGCTGCTCAACGACCTGCTGATGCAGCGCACCAAGATGACGACCGGCCGCTACTCCGGTCCCGACTACTTCACGCTGGACTGA
- a CDS encoding DMT family transporter, giving the protein MSRAASVAFVVVGLIWGTNFITMKWALESISAGQVTLLRVLFGFLPVLAYGLFRRAFARSHWRHAHHFVVMSVLATSLYYFLFAAGTELLPSGIAGALSASIPLFSFLGAAVLLRSERITLVRLAGVLTGLAGVVLIARPWAASATVEPKGVAFLLLGSASVGLSFVYARRFISPLEIPAAALTTYQIGLALVTLLLVTDLDGITAITHDTRATLGIVVGLGLLGTGVAFVLYYFIVERLGAVTAASATYIPPVVAVLIGWLLVGEELHALDGVAMVLILAGVVVLRIGSPRLEPPTTPPPAVTS; this is encoded by the coding sequence GTGTCCCGTGCCGCGAGCGTCGCCTTCGTCGTGGTCGGGCTCATCTGGGGCACCAACTTCATCACCATGAAGTGGGCGCTGGAGTCGATCAGCGCGGGGCAGGTGACCCTGCTGCGGGTGCTGTTCGGCTTCCTCCCGGTGCTGGCGTACGGCCTCTTCCGCCGGGCGTTCGCGCGCTCGCACTGGCGGCACGCGCACCACTTCGTCGTGATGTCCGTGCTGGCCACGAGCCTCTACTACTTCCTGTTCGCGGCAGGCACCGAGCTGCTGCCGAGCGGCATCGCCGGTGCGCTGAGCGCGTCCATCCCGCTGTTCTCGTTCCTCGGGGCGGCCGTCCTGCTGCGCAGCGAGCGGATCACCCTGGTCCGCCTGGCCGGTGTCCTCACCGGGCTCGCCGGTGTCGTGCTGATCGCCCGGCCGTGGGCGGCCAGCGCCACGGTCGAGCCGAAGGGGGTGGCCTTCCTGCTGCTCGGCTCGGCGAGCGTGGGCCTCTCCTTCGTCTACGCGCGCCGCTTCATCAGCCCGCTGGAGATCCCGGCGGCCGCGCTGACGACCTACCAGATCGGGCTCGCGCTGGTGACGCTGCTGCTGGTCACCGACCTCGACGGGATCACCGCGATCACCCACGACACCCGCGCCACCCTCGGCATCGTGGTCGGCCTCGGCCTGCTCGGGACGGGCGTGGCGTTCGTCCTCTACTACTTCATCGTCGAGCGGCTCGGCGCCGTCACCGCGGCCAGCGCGACCTACATCCCGCCGGTCGTCGCCGTGCTGATCGGCTGGCTGCTCGTCGGGGAGGAGCTGCACGCCCTCGACGGGGTGGCGATGGTGCTGATCCTGGCCGGCGTGGTCGTCCTGAGGATCGGGTCGCCCAGGCTCGAGCCACCGACGACGCCGCCGCCCGCCGTCACGTCGTGA